The following nucleotide sequence is from Methylotenera sp. G11.
GCAATCTGCCATTATTCAATGCTGACGGCAAATTGATCAGGCTGCGTGATGTTGCCGATATTGTGCAGGAAAACGGCCGTTCCAAGATTCTGCATGCCGGTGCCAAGCGCATCCAGACCGTAACTGCCAATGTAGTGGGCCGCGATATCAGTGCATTTACCGAAGAACTTAAAGAAAAATTGAGGACCGACCTGACGCTTTCACAAGGCGCATACCTGGAGTTTACAGGTGCTGCCGAAGCGAATGCAAAATCCAGGGAAGCGCTGATCCTGCAATCCCTGCTAGCGGGCGTCACGGTATTCCTGATGCTGTATATCGCATTTGGCCGCCTGCGCAACCTGCTGCTGACTTTCGCAAACCTGCCTTTTGCGCTCATTGGCGGCGTGCTGGCCGTCATGTTTACCGGCGGCTGGATTTCACTGGGTTCACTGGTCGGCTTTGTCACCCTGTTCGGTATCACCTTACGTAACTCGATCATGATGATATCGCATTACCAGCACCTGATTGATGCAGAAAACTGCGTATGGGGAATAGACACCTGTATCCGTGGCGCATCAGAGCGGCTGCCATCTATCCTGATGACTGCGCTGGTAACGGCACTGGGGCTGTTGCCTTTAGCCGCCGCCAGCGGCCAGCCTGGGCGCGAAATCGAAGGCCCGATGGCAACCATCATTGTCGGCGGCCTGGTGACATCCACCATCCTGAATCTGCTGATCCTGCCAACGATCATGCTGCACTTTGGCAAGTTCGAGCGGCGTCAGGTTTGAGCGGCAGCAGTTTAAAACCAGCTGATTCAAACAGGAAGCGATTAGCCTGGCTGCCTAATCGTATTTAATATATTTGAACCTGGGATCGTCATTCGGCGTGCCGGTTAAGGCGCCACCTTCATTGGCAGGCTGCCAGCCGATGACTGCCTCGATTTTTGCCGCCAGCTGAAAATCCTTATCGGTAATCCCTTTGGCATCATGTGTGCATAGCTTGACGATGACATAGGCATAAGTCACCGCCAGATCCGGGTGATGCCACGCCGCCTCTGCCAGGTGACCGATGGTGTTCACAACCATCAATGTCGCCTTCCAGCCGCTGGTTCTGTACTTGCGGCGTATCCAGCCGTTTTCGAGATACCAATGCGGCAACTCCGCCTTTAACCTGGCTTCAATTTCCAACTCTGAATATGTGCGGTCAGACGTCATGATATTCTCCTGTTAATCATGTCAGATTCAATTTTTACTGACTGACAATGCCTGTTCCTTAAGTTTTTCCAGATTAAGGCCTTGTGCAAACACATTGCTGTCAGCCTTGTTCAAAATCCATATCTGCGTATTCACGCCGACGCCAAACTCGGCAAAGGCATTATCGATCAATCCATCTGCAATCAGTGTCTGCATGGCAACTGGTGATGCCTTTGAATAACCGGCCAAGGTTTTTGATTTAACCAAAACCAGATGCTCAGAACCGATTTTATCAGCGATCCATGCGCTCAAACTATCAGAAGTCACTTGCCAGTTTTTAGGTATATTTTCATCTGCAAGCACCATGCGGCTAGGCAGCCAGACAATGCCGCGATGCTGCCAGCCACGTTCTGCGATTTCCAGCTCACTGCTGGCTGTAACCAGCCGCGGGTTCATGCCAGCCAGCAATAAACCGAATTGGTCCATCGCCAGCAGCGCGAGGTGATGCGCCACTGCATCGTTTACCTGGGTAGTATGCTGCGCTTCACGCACAGCATCTGCAAACATGCCGCCGCCAGGCACGATCAGCACCTTG
It contains:
- a CDS encoding 4a-hydroxytetrahydrobiopterin dehydratase; amino-acid sequence: MTSDRTYSELEIEARLKAELPHWYLENGWIRRKYRTSGWKATLMVVNTIGHLAEAAWHHPDLAVTYAYVIVKLCTHDAKGITDKDFQLAAKIEAVIGWQPANEGGALTGTPNDDPRFKYIKYD
- a CDS encoding amino acid kinase family protein, coding for MWVVKLGGSLLGSPELPRWLDTLVRISDGKVLIVPGGGMFADAVREAQHTTQVNDAVAHHLALLAMDQFGLLLAGMNPRLVTASSELEIAERGWQHRGIVWLPSRMVLADENIPKNWQVTSDSLSAWIADKIGSEHLVLVKSKTLAGYSKASPVAMQTLIADGLIDNAFAEFGVGVNTQIWILNKADSNVFAQGLNLEKLKEQALSVSKN